The DNA region GTTCTCATCCAGGAAGGCATAGAGGATAGGGTTGAGGCTGCTGTTGGTGTACCCCAGAGCCACACAGAAGAAGTAAGCGGCCACAACGGCAGTGGTTTCGGGCACACCACTGGACAGCGCCTTGACCAAAATGAAGATGTGGATGGGTGTCCAGCAAACCACGAAGacagccaccaccaccagcaccaaaCGCGTGATCCGGCGAAGGTTGCGGTCCTTCTCACGTGAGCCTGACAGTAGCCGCACGCTCTTCAGCCGCAGGACCATTAGCGTGTAGCAGACAGTGATGATTATGACGGGCGCCACAAAGGCAAAGATGAAGACGCAGATTTTCATCATGGTGTCCCAGTAGATGTAGGGTTCTGGAAACTGCAGGGCGCACTCTGTTGTTCCTGTAAAGACCGTGGGTcaataaaaatacagcaaaaggCTTAACAGTGTGAACATGTGCAGGTAAGGGTACCGTTATTAGTCTTGGTGCTGCCAAGGATCATGGCGGGGATCCCGGCAGCAGAGGACAGCACCCAGATGATCACATTGATCACTTTGGCTTTGAAAGGCGTGCGGAAATCCAGGGCCTTAATGGGGTGACACACAGCCACGTAGCGATCCACGCTCATCATGGTCAGCGTGAAGATGCTGGTGAACATGTTGTAGTAATCGATGGAGATGAAGACCTTGCACGCCACTTTGCCGAACGGCCATGAGCTCAGCAGGTAGTCTGTGCTCTGGAAGGgcatggtggtggtgaccaAGGCGTCGGCTACAGCCAGGTTGAAGATGTAGATGTTAGTGGCTGTTTTCATTTTGGTGTAGCTGTAACAGGTGGAGATAGATGCTTGACTGTCATTGGCcgggttgccatggtgattctTTTGATAAACAAGCTGACAAATTAATGaacacagaggaaagaaaatataGGGAAGCAATTGATTCCGCCCACATCCAATATGTAGaataaaatgtgcatttcttttttagacTCTGGAGTTTGAAACCTGAGATATTATGGAAGAATccataaaaatacaaataagactAATAAGGGGGAGGTATTTATCCATTAAAGAGGATAAAATAGCTGAAATCCATTCTACCATCATATTACAAACATTTAGAGGAATTTGtaaatacagacacacaaaattAGGTGATTAAAACAATAGTGttctttgctttttctcttgGTCACATTGGAAATAAATTACAGGAGATCTGCAACGTGACTGATGTGAGAAAAACAGTTGATATGTTATATTATACGTATCTGCATTGGTCAAAAGACAATATGGTGGGGTCCGCGCACATttgaccaaaataaaacatttattgagGAATAAATATTCAATTGGAGGCGGAGAAGTCGGTTTTCCAAATTAAACATATTCACGCGCAATACATAACGCAAAAAATGCCGTATTGTGCGGACCGGTTGGAAAAGATTCATCCTGATGTGGCTGAAAACTCACCGAACGATTACATACATCACCAGACAGTTGCCCGCTAATcccaccacaaacaccaccGAGTAGAGGGCGACGATGATGGGGATAATGGGCGACATCGGCTCGGGATCCGCGTCCCAGCTGCTGTTCAGCGTGTAATTGTAGGCGTCCGACAGGGAGAACTGCCAGTTGAAGTTCGGGAGGCACTGCTCCGGCTGTCCCGGAGGACACTTGTCCTCCTTGTAGATGCGCACCACGCCGTCCTCCATGGCGCACTGAGACTAATATCAGCTTCGTTGGATCGGTTCGAGTAGGCGATCAATCTCACTGATTGGGGGATAAAGGGAGTGAGGTTTTTCCTACAGGTGGATGGGGAAAAAAGGCGCACAAGAGTCTGTACTCAAGGACGCCAAAGCAAAACGGCACCTCACCCGTTTTCTTTAAATACAAAAAGTTCATTCAAATGCAAAAACACCGAGTTTCTCAGTGGATGACAGACTCCAATGTCCCGTCAGAAACGTGGCAAAGCAAATGATCCCTAGTTGGAGGCTGTtgcagagaaaaacaatctGCTGCGTCCCTGAAGGTGCGCACTGGAAAGCCGCCCTGCTCGATCTGTGACATCAGAGGCAGAAGAGATTTTCAGCCTCAGACTGTCCGTTTACCGCGTTCTGCTCAGgatttctgcagctttttagAAACATTTGCAACGACCCGACCTCACACTAGTGCGCACAGGATGCGCCTGAAAGGCTTTTATTTCCCAATTCAATGCAGCTGTGGACGCTGGAGCCTGCTGAGATGTGAGCCGGGACATTCAGCTGCAACCTGGAGatgacagcagctgcacagcAATATAGAAGATAATATGATTTGGGCATTCCATCTTTGGCATTCACGTTTTAATTCAAGGTATTATGATGAATTCCAGGTTTCTTGCTTGTTTTCATAATGCTTTTTAGCTTATACTCAGCACAATGAgctgaaaatgggaaaaaaaatgaagctcaTATTAGCAGAAGCTTTTCACCCCATTTGTATTCCTCCATATTTCAACCTGCACCTAACCAAGCCCTCTCCTCCTTACCCACCAAAGCCTGTTGCTTAGAGACCCATCATGGTCGGGCATTGAGGTAACAAAGCTGTTTGAAGGTGTGTTGCTATTGTTAAGGTTCACACACAGCGTTTACATATACAGCATTTCCACCTCTGAACTCTAAGACAGTCTGGAGCCTTGGCAGTGAGGCTGTGGCGGCTAGTTACAATGTTCacccaccaacagcagcagcagtttttttGCCGGAATAATgttctctcttcttccctctggctgttttatttgtcttcctGAGAGGAAATGTTCACGTAACTACATCCATTTGCTGAATGTGagtgtaaatatttacacacacacacacacacacacacacacacacacacacacacacacacacacacacacacacacactcacactaacacacacacacacacacatacatacagggTGCTGTCCACATATTTGAGAAAGTTGCCACAAATTCTGAACATCTGctttgcatccatccatccatagcTCATTTGATCCTGTCAATATGGTGGGGGGGCGGTGGAAACACTCACGGGAATTACTGTGGCGACCCCCTGCCCCCCTTAGTATTTCAGCAGCTCTTGACAACAAAATAACTCCTCCAGACTAGCTGCCAAACGTGGATTTCCATCTGCACTTCAGTTACTGTTTGATCCCACTGTAAAATCACCAATCGATATCTGAACTCCCACACTCGGCCTGGACACTTTCTGCGCTGCGCCGTTTCCTCCTGACTGGAACTGCCTGACCAGCCTTTCTAATTATATCACACCAAATGTTTGGTTACCTGCCTTAAGGCTTCGGGTGATGCGAAGGGAAAAGAGTAAATGGGAGAATATAAATGTTGTAAATTACATAACAATAATGTGAGGGACTTTAGGGCTGTTGAGCAGAGCAGGTTACCCTTTAGACATGAGCTTTTTATGATGTTATTTTCATGTATTGAtaataaattaaacatttttaccCAGAAGATTCGATTCTACGAAAACAGATCTTAATAAAGAAGCCATTAGAAAAAATTATACAGTTTTAGGGTCAATTTAAAATGATGGTCctcaacaacaaaaatatagcACAATCTCTACTACATCTATAAACCTATCCAGCATCTATTTATTTGCGCTACATGTCATCTGTACACCTAAatctccagaaaaggtttttaagTTTGAGTTTTGAATTTACTGGCATCACCAGATGATAACAATTGAAAGGATTTGACAGAAAGTCTCGGTAATAATTAGGATTACATGGTCTGTGCCACGTCATGATCGAGCAGACTTTACAAGAGGAGCTACCAGACACAAGGTTCATGCCCGTAAGTGTATCCAGTCAGGGCAGGTCTCATTAAAATATGTCACTACCTGATTGCTTCACATCTCCCGAGACAAAGGAGTGAATCAGAGATAAGCCGGGTGCTAATGAACAGGTAAAAACAAGGGTTCATTCCCTCCCAGCCACCGATAATCTCCACACCTTCGTCTCCGTCCACCTCATTAAGAATCTCACCCACTCAGAGCAGattgttctgctcctcagaaTCTTACTGAGTCGCTTTTGCATCAGGACCCTCAGGAGTCAGATATCTTGACCTGGCCTCAGAAACCACAGCTGAAAATTATTCATCAGCTGCCGCAGAAAATGATTGGAAATGTATCTACAGAAGCCAAAGTGATGGTAAGGAACTACAGGACAGTGGTAGCTCGGTTTGTTGTGAAacgggctgagaagtggagggttcttggtttgagccccatTGCAGAATGGAatgtgttctggtagtaggggaaggtgccagaacaccttcagagcactgcctaGGTACCCTTGAACATGTTCTGAACCCACAAGTTgtcatatagggccctgtgatgaactggtgttTAAATGCTGCACTTAAGGCTTATCTAGTGGAATGTAGCAAATAATGAACATACATTTTACCTCAATTCAACTTCAGTACTTTAAATTGATAAATCCAATGTTATTGATATTGACTCAATATAAATCTGTTATCACAGGACTTTAAATATTAGAATGAATATCTAAATCATCTGTCCTTGTTACGTTTCTTCTCTATTTGTCTGCACAGCAGGCGTGAAAATGTTTGAATTCTGATATGCAGTATGTGTAACTTCTGAACTTGTTACCATGCTGACTGAAGACTAAAATTGCTCTGATGGCTGAAGAGATCTATCcatcatctatctatccatcatctATCTGTCCATTCATACTTGAACTATGGTCTGAAATTATGCTTCTGTGCTGGTTCAGAAAATACCAAtgtcgccccccctcccccatgtgTCAGGAAATCAGGGGGATAACTGGAACACTTTTAACATCACTGTCTGACATTTAACTCAGCAAAGTGTAATTCACAACTGTTTGTTTGCTTACAATGCTTGAAGCTCCATCTTGGATATAAAAGACATAAATCCCAGTTCAGAAGGCCTTAGTAATGGAATAAATCTAGTCTCCATACAGTACAATTGATTTTGCTTCACAGTACAAGGTATCCACGACAACAAAAGCCTAAAATAAGGCCATAAACACACCGGTGCTTGTCAGTTTCCTTGGAAGCAGCTTGAAATTGAGCTTCAATCCTGTCAGGAtttgaaaaaaagaggaatggtTGAATTGGATCAGTTGGTAAGAGTAAAGCAGTTTGACTGTTTCAACAAGGCAGACTGTCAGAGCATGTAAAGTTGTCAAATATTAGAAAGCAGGAGACAGAATATTGTCTTTGAGAAGTGTTCATATTCCGGTAAAcctaaagagagagagagagagagagagagagagagagagagagagagagagagagagagagagagagagatagagagagagagagaggagagagagagatagagagagagagagagaagagagagagagaggagagagagagagagaatacaaACACTTCTGCTCCCTCACCTTGACCACGGACAACAAATGTGAATAGCATCCTCAACGGGAAGGAAAAATCACCTGTTTCAGGGTCCAGAGTTCAGCCAGTTAGCACCGACCAGCACGCCAGGCACCAtaaacagcagctacaggcgCACACAGTCAGGCTCTGTGTAGATACCTCGATTCTGTGCACGTCAAAGATTTTTACAGGACAAAAATGCACCCAATGCTTAAAATATTGAAGTCGTAGGTGGCTGTTTTTGACCACAAGTGAGCAGAGATCCAGAACTTAGCATCCAGATCTGCCGCTGACAAGTTAAGCTGCATGTCTCCCGTTTTGGACTCCACGACAATCGGGCCCGCACGATTTCCACTGAGTTTAAAAAtacagatttgtttgtccccTGCGGAACCTTAAATTACCCAGGAGCGCGCTGCTGTCAGCCCGTTTGACGATGTAGCAGATGCTCCTTAGACAAGAGCTCCTATTTATATTATTCCCATTTTGAGCCTGTTGAGGTTTTGTAGATATTTTATAGTGGGAAAAGAATTCTGcactaaaaaaaaggtttgctcTGTTCATGGTCGGCTgagaaaaggtcaaaagtcTGATTTTTAATATACATTTTGAGGAGGGATCAAACAACTCGTGCGCAGAGGTCTATGTTTTCTCTATGACTGCTGGGGCTCGTCGCTGTTCCATCAAGGGCGAGTACGTGGGTTGGGTGACCCTTAGATCCATCCCGCTCTACGGAGATCACGGGGCGTTGTGTCTACCTGTGTTCCTTGCCACCTGCTGCCATCTCGCTATTAATTCCACCAAGAGAAAGGCTAAAACAGTTTCAACTGAAGGGTCCCTTGAAGATAACTTgagcaaaacaacacaagcacAGCTCATATACACATCTTTATTGAGATCAATTGTTTCACAGGTAAGACTTAAATAACATCAGGTGAGGTTTTTTTAATATATCATCACAGGCTTATCGGACACGACTGAACTGGGCGGGCACGACACGAAAGCCAAATCAAGTAACAGTAAGGAGGCAGCGGGAGGAAACTGCTCCACTTGATTTTCAAGTTATCACACACGAAAAAGTACAGCCAGATATTAAAATGAGAAAGACCAGAGTGTGCGACGCATGCATGCGCTCATCCACACGGACACTCAAACGAACGATGCGCTGGGAATGGTTCAGCTGCGAGCTGCCACAGCTGGAGCTTGCTGCTGATCGGTGGACTGAAGCTGGCGTCCCAGGTACTCCCTGtggaaaagtaaaataaaatcacacttAAACAGCAGGACATGCATCAGACATATCagacatttgtctttatttatgaTGACCAGGACGGAGCGGCCTTTTTGAACTGCAGTGTGACTTGCATCAGAATTCAATGTGAAGTCACTCTTGGTCGACAAGTGTCGGGAGACCCTCcacaacaaacatggaggaccGCAGGGAGTGAGAAGAATAATGAGGTTTTAGATCGTACATAAGAGTATAAACCAAGAAATAAGGGCAAAGGAAGTGCTTCCAGAGCTCAAAGAATGGACTGTATTGATTCTATTGTACTCAAGCTTCCCACACTGTGGGGAGTGATTCACAAAGGTAGGGGCCACATCAATGAACCACAAATAAGGATATTCTTACTTTCTATGTTGGCCTCAGTAAACACTAGTTTTCGCCATTTTTTGTTCCTGAGCAACGCCGATTGATCTCTTATTTTAGTAGCAAAACTTGAGCTAAAACAGGACCACCAAATAGTGCATgtaccactttttttttaaatagagttGAATACATATGCAGCCTCTGGTGATATTAACAAGATGTATATATTAAATGGtaatttctgctgctggagggacTATAAGCACAGTTACTTGGGGTTATAAGATAAGCCAACTCTGGCATTTCCAGTCATATatgtcttttttattgttgtggTCATCAGGATGAAATTTACAAAAAGTGAGTGGAATTTTGTTGAAGACCTGAGGGACACAACCGTGTTCAGCTGTCTACCCATTCTCTCACTGATATTTAACTGAGTTTTTCCATTTCATTCACCTATTTTTGATCCATTTGAACTAATAAATGTCCAACATTTATGGATACCTCACAATAGTGATGGGTTATGAAAGTTTACGAACCTAGTTATGTCTTTGCAGAGGTCGTCGCCAATGTTCCGTCCATATGGCGCTTCATGCCACAGATAAATGCTGCCTGTGGTCAATCATTGCAGTAATGCCTGAGGTGTCAAAttactcatttcttttttttctcacctGCCTTGGGCTGACAATGCCACACTTTACACTCTGTGATTCGTGTCACTGCACATTTGCAGAAAATATGTCTCCTCGTATGTCAATTCAGCCAAAAAAACTGAGGCCACTACACAGAGTGATGTGATTTAGACGACACAATAATAAAATAGTTTCAATCATTGCTGCTTTAGCTGAAGCACCACAAGGATATGTGGCATGCATTCATCTGTACTGTTGTCATGACAGCGGGACAATGATGAGAACCTCTCAAAGAAACACCGCAGCAACACTCTCAGGGTAACGGTGGGTGTGGTGAGCTGTgttgaaaatgtctttaatttgTGGGTAAGTGCAAGGCAGTCAGGCCATTTAATGGGAGAGAATGTTTGCAACAGTAATAATTCAGTGGCATGAAAGTGCACCTTGAGACAGAATGTTGGAGCACAACCTGTGCAAAGATGCACTTgataagaaaagagaaagaaattcaACAAACAACAGTCCCACACTTTGATTCCGATCTTAAAGTCCACAC from Takifugu flavidus isolate HTHZ2018 chromosome 15, ASM371156v2, whole genome shotgun sequence includes:
- the oprk1 gene encoding kappa-type opioid receptor isoform X2, whose translation is MEDGVVRIYKEDKCPPGQPEQCLPNFNWQFSLSDAYNYTLNSSWDADPEPMSPIIPIIVALYSVVFVVGLAGNCLVIYTKMKTATNIYIFNLAVADALVTTTMPFQSTDYLLSSWPFGKVACKVFISIDYYNMFTSIFTLTMMSVDRYVAVCHPIKALDFRTPFKAKVINVIIWVLSSAAGIPAMILGSTKTNNGTTECALQFPEPYIYWDTMMKICVFIFAFVAPVIIITVCYTLMVLRLKSVRLLSGSREKDRNLRRITRLVLVVVAVFVVCWTPIHIFILVKALSSGVPETTAVVAAYFFCVALGYTNSSLNPILYAFLDENFKRCFKDFCCLRGQGHRECQGVSRVKSTVRDHKCHAGGQGDTPQARPV
- the oprk1 gene encoding kappa-type opioid receptor isoform X1 is translated as MEDGVVRIYKEDKCPPGQPEQCLPNFNWQFSLSDAYNYTLNSSWDADPEPMSPIIPIIVALYSVVFVVGLAGNCLVMYVIVRYTKMKTATNIYIFNLAVADALVTTTMPFQSTDYLLSSWPFGKVACKVFISIDYYNMFTSIFTLTMMSVDRYVAVCHPIKALDFRTPFKAKVINVIIWVLSSAAGIPAMILGSTKTNNGTTECALQFPEPYIYWDTMMKICVFIFAFVAPVIIITVCYTLMVLRLKSVRLLSGSREKDRNLRRITRLVLVVVAVFVVCWTPIHIFILVKALSSGVPETTAVVAAYFFCVALGYTNSSLNPILYAFLDENFKRCFKDFCCLRGQGHRECQGVSRVKSTVRDHKCHAGGQGDTPQARPV